The Polycladomyces zharkentensis genome includes a window with the following:
- a CDS encoding alpha/beta-type small acid-soluble spore protein has product MARTRSSNKLLVPGAAGVINQFKEEIAAEFGVTLGGAETARANGSVGGEITKRLVRLAQQQQS; this is encoded by the coding sequence ATGGCACGCACGCGCAGCAGCAACAAGTTGCTGGTTCCGGGGGCTGCGGGGGTCATCAATCAGTTCAAGGAAGAGATTGCCGCGGAATTCGGAGTGACGTTGGGCGGAGCGGAAACGGCCCGAGCGAACGGATCAGTCGGCGGAGAAATTACGAAACGATTGGTTCGCCTGGCCCAACAACAACAAAGCTGA
- the floA gene encoding flotillin-like protein FloA (flotillin-like protein involved in membrane lipid rafts), whose product MSADVLVILLVVVGIIFLSILFTFVPVMLWISAMASGVYVGLTTLIGMRLRRIVPARIVNPLIKARKAGLDVTIVQLETHYLAGGNVDRVVDALIAAQRADIDLVFERAAAIDLAGRDVLEAVQMSVNPKVIETPVVSAVAKDGIEVKVRARVTVRANIDRLVGGAGEETIIARVGEGIVTTNGSANSHKEVLENPDMISNTVLSKGLDAGTAFEILSIDIADVDIGENIGARLQTDQAEADKRIAQAKAEERRAMAVAKEQEMRARVEEMRAKVVEAEAQVPLAMAEALRSGKLGVMDYYHLQNVMADTAMRKSISRSAGAEEDEQS is encoded by the coding sequence ATGAGTGCCGACGTATTGGTCATTTTACTCGTGGTGGTCGGTATTATTTTCTTGTCCATCCTGTTTACGTTCGTACCCGTAATGTTGTGGATCAGTGCGATGGCGTCCGGAGTTTATGTCGGTTTGACCACATTGATCGGGATGCGGTTGCGCCGGATTGTGCCGGCTCGAATCGTCAATCCTTTGATCAAAGCGAGAAAAGCGGGTCTGGATGTCACGATTGTCCAGTTGGAAACCCACTATTTGGCCGGAGGTAATGTGGATCGTGTGGTGGACGCCCTGATCGCAGCGCAGCGGGCGGACATCGATTTGGTGTTCGAACGGGCGGCCGCGATAGATCTGGCCGGTCGCGATGTGCTGGAAGCCGTGCAGATGAGCGTCAACCCCAAGGTGATTGAAACCCCGGTGGTCTCCGCTGTAGCCAAAGACGGGATCGAGGTGAAGGTGAGAGCCCGGGTGACCGTCCGCGCCAATATCGACCGTTTGGTTGGCGGTGCGGGAGAAGAGACCATCATCGCCCGGGTCGGCGAAGGGATCGTGACCACCAACGGTTCGGCCAACAGCCACAAAGAAGTGTTGGAAAACCCCGACATGATCTCCAATACCGTACTGAGCAAGGGATTGGATGCGGGAACGGCTTTTGAAATCCTCTCCATTGACATAGCCGACGTGGATATCGGGGAGAACATCGGTGCCCGCCTGCAGACCGATCAAGCTGAAGCGGACAAACGGATCGCCCAAGCCAAGGCCGAGGAACGCCGGGCGATGGCAGTGGCCAAAGAGCAGGAAATGCGCGCACGCGTGGAGGAGATGCGCGCAAAAGTGGTGGAGGCGGAAGCACAAGTGCCGCTGGCGATGGCGGAAGCGTTGCGCTCCGGAAAATTGGGGGTTATGGATTACTATCATTTGCAAAATGTGATGGCGGATACCGCGATGCGCAAATCGATCAGCCGTTCTGCCGGTGCGGAAGAGGACGAGCAGAGCTGA
- a CDS encoding GatB/YqeY domain-containing protein has product MSLLERLNQDMKTAMKNKEKTKLSVIRMLRSEIKNEEIQRQHELSDEEVIEVLMRELKKRKDALQQFEDAGRDDLVQQLREEIAVIEPYLPEQLSEEELRELVREVVQETGASSKADMGKVMKAIMPRVKGRADGKLVNRLVQEVLS; this is encoded by the coding sequence GTGAGCCTTTTGGAACGGTTGAACCAGGACATGAAGACTGCGATGAAAAACAAAGAGAAGACCAAGCTTTCCGTGATCCGCATGCTTCGTTCCGAGATCAAAAATGAAGAGATTCAGCGACAACACGAGCTCAGCGACGAAGAAGTGATCGAAGTTCTGATGCGTGAGTTGAAAAAGCGCAAAGATGCCTTGCAGCAGTTTGAAGATGCGGGCCGGGATGATCTGGTTCAGCAACTGCGGGAGGAAATTGCGGTGATCGAACCGTACCTGCCCGAGCAGTTGAGTGAAGAGGAACTGCGCGAGCTGGTGCGGGAAGTGGTGCAGGAAACGGGCGCTTCGTCCAAAGCCGACATGGGCAAGGTGATGAAGGCGATCATGCCCCGTGTCAAAGGGCGTGCGGACGGAAAACTGGTCAACCGTTTGGTGCAGGAAGTATTGAGCTGA
- the rpsU gene encoding 30S ribosomal protein S21 gives MAEVRVRKNESLDNALRRFKRSCSKDGVLAELRKREHYDKPSVRRKKKSEAARKKRK, from the coding sequence ATGGCGGAGGTTCGCGTGCGCAAAAACGAATCGCTGGATAACGCATTGCGCCGGTTTAAGCGTTCCTGCTCGAAAGACGGCGTGCTGGCCGAGTTGAGAAAACGGGAACACTACGATAAACCCAGTGTTCGCCGGAAAAAGAAATCCGAGGCTGCACGGAAAAAGCGGAAGTAA
- a CDS encoding histidine triad nucleotide-binding protein — protein sequence MADCLFCGIVKGEIPSEKVYEDDRVLAFKDINPVAPVHVLLIPKEHHRDVIEAADRDPAVLGHLFTVASKLAKELGLSEKGFRVVNNFGKDGGQTVFHLHFHLIGGRQLTWPPG from the coding sequence GTGGCCGATTGTCTGTTTTGCGGTATCGTCAAGGGAGAGATTCCGTCCGAAAAAGTGTATGAGGACGACCGTGTGCTGGCGTTTAAGGACATCAATCCCGTCGCACCGGTACATGTTCTGCTGATTCCCAAGGAGCATCATCGTGACGTGATCGAAGCGGCGGATCGCGACCCGGCCGTGCTGGGCCATTTGTTCACGGTGGCTTCCAAACTGGCCAAAGAGCTGGGGTTGTCGGAAAAGGGATTTCGTGTGGTGAACAACTTTGGAAAAGACGGCGGTCAAACCGTTTTTCACCTTCATTTCCATCTGATCGGCGGCCGGCAACTGACATGGCCTCCGGGCTGA